The window AATCAGAATTGTCTGGAGGGTATTTAAATATTCATCATCAGAAATTTCTTCAAAAGCTATTTCTATCAGTTTTGAGGATACTCCTTTTTGCTTCAAACCTTGGGCGATTTTTAGTTTTCCCCAATGTTTTTGGCGAAATCGACCTCTGCAATAAGCACGTGCAAATCGTTCCTCATTTAGGAAGTTCTCTTGAATTAGCCTAACGATAATTTCATTCCTATCATCTTTATAAAATCCCCAGTCATAAAGTTTCATATTTACTTCTTGATGACATCGTTCCTGATAAGCACAATATTTCATTAACTTTTGAAAAGCTTCACTATTGCTATATTTCTTTCCCTGGCTTGGCATGAGCTGATTGAATGGGCAAAGTTAATTATTTGCTTTTAATCCTTAATTTTGCTTTAAGCTAAATAATAAAAAAAATACAATGCGAGTTCTCTGCCAGAAGTCATTGCTCTGCGGAAGCTTTGCGAAAGCGATGCAGACTGGCATATGACCTTTTAAAAATAATTATAGACAGATGAAATTTTCTCTTGAAGAAATTTTGAAAATATCAAAGGGTGATTGCCTAT of the Bacteroidota bacterium genome contains:
- a CDS encoding RecX family transcriptional regulator; translation: MPSQGKKYSNSEAFQKLMKYCAYQERCHQEVNMKLYDWGFYKDDRNEIIVRLIQENFLNEERFARAYCRGRFRQKHWGKLKIAQGLKQKGVSSKLIEIAFEEISDDEYLNTLQTILIKKSKSVKETNEFKRNSKIAYYAISRGFESALVFDQLKLIKF